The Toxorhynchites rutilus septentrionalis strain SRP chromosome 3, ASM2978413v1, whole genome shotgun sequence genome includes a region encoding these proteins:
- the LOC129774377 gene encoding protein fem-1 homolog C-like, with translation MISLNHPTNMSNLEHLGAALLRQIRYDLFQEVSSRTGPFSRSLRSRLRRLPRYVRKELVDTEYEGCSSLFIACREGNIDMVEFLIMECDANIEQRGTITYHMDETDGKLEDYTVHNVTLLCCASESGNLQIVQYLVRLGCDVNASSDTGSTPLRASCSILNAEIVQYLIENGADIHKPSSNGGTCLIDAIKSAPLCQYLISKGADVNERDAYENTALHYAVTCWSFEMVRVLLDHGADPFAKSRFGDDTLQLACIVGSQDIVEYLLSRINYSRERRAEAHMLLGSSLIHLHHGVQEVVHHWRLALNARIDGPKHIQNKSRIQPRLAFGNMVEFTTHAELDAIAWDVDALRMQGLVIQERILGIDHEFTLHRLMERGEFYKASRQYQACIELWVLTLQVRIRKHTILDSDTCKSARAIVKLMVNLLTSNELMMPKFKDVYATFQLLTSNITEIQQLLSVQPADRTQQLNYECILRCLIHLMYLLLSVAKSKIEHLLIRSSVHSLLRQNIRSVSEETLLHLSVSNTSVMKSKYFNDEEGEKRLFSNLPVTKLLLEFGAQVNAYNDTKSTPLLLASMPYNYEKEVVRTLIAYGAHLDTPNMFGDRPSSLLMKSSADDFPHGEHISLKCLCANIIIESDIPYHNNIPTALEESAAKLWRSCHRQPETREELNRQDIDTRHHVHQEQQQPAGHPDTLHTHTAVIV, from the coding sequence ATGATTTCCCTCAATCACCCAACGAATATGAGTAACCTCGAGCATCTGGGTGCTGCACTGTTGAGACAGATTCGTTATGACTTGTTCCAAGAGGTTAGCTCACGTACCGGACCCTTCTCCAGGAGCCTTCGGAGTCGCCTAAGACGCTTACCCAGATATGTACGAAAGGAACTGGTAGATACGGAATACGAAGGCTGTTCGTCCCTATTCATCGCCTGTCGCGAAGGTAACATTGATATGGTTGAGTTTTTGATAATGGAGTGTGATGCCAACATCGAGCAACGAGGGACTATAACCTATCACATGGATGAGACCGATGGAAAGTTGGAGGATTATACGGTACACAACGTTACTCTACTATGCTGTGCCAGCGAATCGGGTAATCTTCAAATCGTGCAATATCTCGTCAGGCTGGGTTGCGATGTAAATGCTTCGTCCGACACCGGTTCAACGCCCCTGAGAGCTAGCTGCTCGATATTGAACGCAGAAATTGTTCAATATTTAATTGAAAATGGAGCGGACATTCATAAGCCTAGTTCCAATGGAGGAACCTGTCTAATCGATGCTATTAAATCAGCTCCATTGTGCCAATATCTCATCAGCAAAGGAGCTGACGTGAATGAACGCGATGCATACGAGAATACTGCCTTGCATTATGCAGTGACGTGTTGGAGTTTCGAAATGGTTCGAGTTCTGTTGGATCATGGTGCCGATCCTTTCGCTAAAAGCCGTTTCGGGGATGACACTCTACAGCTAGCATGCATTGTCGGGTCACAAGACATAGTGGAATATCTTTTGAGCCGAATAAATTACTCGCGAGAAAGACGGGCCGAAGCCCATATGCTGTTAGGGTCATCGTTAATACATTTACATCATGGCGTACAAGAAGTTGTTCACCACTGGCGGTTGGCTCTTAATGCTCGAATAGATGGACCCAAACACATCCAAAACAAATCCCGAATCCAACCACGACTCGCCTTCGGAAATATGGTTGAGTTCACTACTCATGCCGAATTGGACGCAATCGCCTGGGATGTGGATGCATTAAGAATGCAGGGTTTGGTGATACAAGAAAGGATATTGGGCATCGACCATGAGTTCACTCTACATAGGCTAATGGAACGAGGTGAGTTCTATAAAGCTTCCAGACAGTACCAAGCTTGTATAGAGCTATGGGTGTTAACACTACAAGTTCGAATTCGCAAGCATACTATATTGGACAGCGATACCTGCAAATCAGCACGAGCCATTGTAAAGTTGATGGTGAATTTATTAACAAGCAACGAGCTCATGATGCCAAAGTTCAAAGATGTCTATGCCACGTTCCAGCTTTTGACATCGAACATCACTGAGATTCAGCAGTTGCTCAGTGTCCAACCGGCCGATAGAACCCAGCAGCTAAACTACGAATGTATACTCCGTTGTCTAATTCATCTGATGTACCTCCTGCTTTCTGTGGCCAAAAGCAAGATAGAACATCTACTGATCAGAAGCTCCGTTCATAGTCTGCTCCGTCAGAATATACGAAGTGTATCCGAGGAAACGCTGTTGCATCTGTCCGTATCGAAcacaagtgtgatgaaaagtaaaTATTTCAACGACGAGGAAGGTGAGAAACGGTTATTCTCCAATCTACCCGTCACGAAGTTGCTGTTGGAGTTTGGAGCGCAGGTCAATGCGTACAATGATACGAAATCCACGCCACTGCTTCTCGCTTCCATGCCATACAATTATGAGAAGGAGGTGGTCCGAACACTAATCGCATATGGCGCCCATCTGGATACTCCGAACATGTTTGGCGACCGACCTTCTTCACTACTCATGAAGAGTTCGGCGGATGATTTTCCTCATGGTGAACACATTTCACTGAAGTGTCTGTGCGCTAACATCATCATTGAGTCGGACATTCCCTATCACAATAACATTCCCACTGCGCTGGAGGA